A window of Salmo trutta chromosome 17, fSalTru1.1, whole genome shotgun sequence genomic DNA:
TGcataaatacttatttccctcattaaaatgcaaatcattttataacatttttgacatgcatttttctggattttttgtttttgtaattctgtctctcactgttcaaataaacctaccattaaaattatagactgatcatttctttgtcagtgggcaaacgtacaaaatcagcaggggatcaaatacttttttccctcactgtagatgccattccctcaggtgttgctttattattcaggaacGTGTCAAGACCTGATCCTCAGAACCTACCTGCAATTgaccctgttgactcatcagtaggaaagatttgtttctcttttggtccattcaacagaGCGATACAAACCTTGTTTCAGCAGGATGTTGTATCTAtaccttatgtcatgccttattggaatggatttattgataatatctgttggaaaaaTGTTTGGATTttgccacacacatacctacttaacaaaattaaggaagtttcctttagaattattcataaatattatcttgtcaaccactatatgaagaagtTTAAGGAAAACATCAACTCAGATTGCtccttttgtaatgaccacccagaaacagtgttgcatcttttttggcattgtattcatgcaagaaaactgtggcaagacatcagtagatttataattgaacacatttatgaaggTCTTCcactattgtggagagatgtactgcttggattctttaccGACGATAGGAATAACCTCAAACGTTTTTGTGTAAttcatttcattattcttttggccaaatttcatattcacaaatgtaaatttacaaaaaaaacacattttcttaccctacaaaaagaaattgaactttattttaagacaattaaatatTCTAGtaacaaaaaagctgttagaattataagtgtatgtgtgtcccttaaggtccttgtgtaatgtgatattgtaccccctagCTCAATTGTCCATTGTATATTATCcatatatacttgtgttccctcatgtacttcctgtattgatttgttgttaataaaaaataaaataaaattaaaaaattaaaaaaagacaATACCGTATTTGGATCTCCTCATAACATGCAAGCCTTTGTTAAAATGAATTCAGACAATTTTGATATTACACTGTTAATCAACAGAGATAATATAAGAACATTCCTGTGAGTTTCAATAACAAAGGATTAACTGTATTCTCCTTGTTAtgaccaatcatctgtttctgggAAATAACGGACGTGCACATTCAACCAATGGGCGTTTGATTAACAAACCAAACCAGGCCCTTTTAGTACCGTCATGAACCCACCAATAACGATTAGAGATTAACTTTACTGACGTTTTTATCCACCAATAGATGACCTGTTTTGGAAATATTCCTTCCCACCCCTTCAATGAATGCCAGAGAGTTACTTGATGGCGACAGGTTTGGTAAAATAACAGATTTCTAAGAAACTAAAGTTTAACTAATCTTGAGAAATAAGCAGTGTAATTTTATTTATTCAGTGCGTATAGTTTGGTGGAGTGGAACAGTTGTCATTCGACTGTTCGATGTCGATTGACAATTTATTCTAGACAGATTTTGTTCATTGttatgtttgttattttggttgtAACATTAGCCTGCTAGGCTAGCAGGCTTGCTAGATATTCATTAATATAGTGACAAAGACAGCCTGCTTTCAAAGTAGTAAAACAATGTTTCAGGAAAAAACTTAGGACTGAATGTACATTTTCGGTTCATTCATTTGACAATCTCGAACACTGCAAGCGGTGTCGTGTCTGAACTTGTTGACATTCTTTTTTTTACAAGTGAGCTTGGTTATTTTCTAGCTGTTAGACAAGAAAGCATATTCCCTTGTGACAACACTCAACACAATAACAGATTGCATTATAGAAAAAAGTAATTGGACAGTTGGCTATAGGCTTATGTCAACTTTTCACATTTCTAAGAGTAATAAGTGTCATTCTATGTTTTAGCTAGTTTTCCAAGAATCAAAATGTCAAGAAATAAATTGCGCAAGATTAGTTATCGGATATCTAGAAAGCCATTCATCGCCTAACATTAGATATCATTTTAACTTTACAATTTAAGTTTCTACGATAACCTAAAAGAATGGCTACATTTCATTTGGCCACAGCTACGAAGCAGAAAGCTTGTTCTTGTCTTCAGCTGATCCTttataatgtagcctacattgcTCAGACTAGATGGCATGACACGTTGATATTTCTCAACTCGCTTTATCTATGAAATAATATTGCTTTTTTCTCTCGATATTTTGTGAATTTTTGTATGATCATAACAGCGTTATTGACCAGTGCTTGTTACGCAGTTATGAATGAATGAGCTCTGGTGCGCATGCGCGAAGTTCCCAAAGTTTATAAACAAGGGCTGCACGCATATGGTCACATGACTGTTCTTTATCTAGTCCACACAGATATGGAGGCTTTTTATCCCCTATGTAATGACCTGCAGATTTGATTGAATTTATTATGGCCATAATGTGATATTGCCACAGGAAATGGGGATTTGTGATTGTAGAATAATGCAGTCATCTATACTTTTTTAACCagtgctttttattttattattcacCTATTCATATTCAATGCAAACATAAATTACATAGGCCTAGCATTTAACCAAATAATTCAAAGCATATTAATTCATAATTGTGTATGTTTTATATATACCTGTTGTGGTCAGATTCTGAAATTGTAATTTATCATTGTCTCCAGTGGCTGTCTACAGACTTGCCAGCTGACATGGTGTAATATGTTATGGGAAGTTAATAAGACTGAACAAGTTGAGGAAAACAAGATGGATGCAAATAGAATGGAAGACTCCTTTGATCTTCTGAAATGCAATGAGGCTCTGTCCTCATCACCTGGTTGCCCCCCTACTCCCATGGAGTATGGTAAATAtctgacataacacacacacacacacacacacacacacacacacacacacacacacacacagtatacaggTATAAATCtgcaatgtaaagtgttaccataaaGGACAGGAATTTTCTATTTAATTATATTCTGAACACTTATAAGCACAACCCTGACCAACCTCACTCCCCTCCCGCTCCAGATGACCTGCCAGAGCTGCAGGAGGTAGAGGAGAACCAGTCCTCTCCGGTGCTGTTCCATGTGGGAACTGGGGTGTCACATCAGGAGTGTATAGCTGGTTACCCTCACACCAATTGGCTGACTGAGCTGGCTAACATCGCCACCAGCCCTCAGAGCCCCCTACTGCAGGAGCCTCCTCCCATCAAGAGGTACCTGTTGTGTTTAGGGGTTGACAACGCATATGCACACTAATTTACTGTAGCATACACACATGTGGTACACAATACACATGAATGTCACACAAAGGCACgtggtacacatacacatacacacacagacagacacacagacagagccacACATCAACAAAGCATTAGGTTGATGTTTGATATATTGAATTTGATATGTATATCTGTATTTCTCCTTATCAGGTCGTCTCATGGACGGGCAAAGTGATGGTGTTAGATTGTTAATGTATTGATAATTAATATGTATTTCTCTTTATTCCTCTCATCAGGTCGTCTCCTATGCACATCTTTGCCACCAGTCGTAGTTTACATTCTTACGCCCGACCTCCCCTGGCCAGCAGTGCACCCAGCCCCTCTAGGGGTCACCTTAGGGAGCGCAGCAGACGTGTCAGAGTACGACCTTTCACCATTTACCTTTCAGTTCAGTTCAACCATTTCCTGTGTGTGGACCCTATCACCCTCTCCACTCCTATACTGAATTAattaataaaatgtttttgtACGTGTCACGTCATCTAGACTGTCTACTACAAGATTATGTATGACCATTAGTGTTCATtgtggtcaattccattttagtttagtcaattcaggaagtaaactgaaatccCTCACTGAAATTCTAATTTTCTCTCTATGGATTAGAAATTCATTGAGGAATTTCCTTATTGAACTGAATTGAGGTGGCATTGGCCAACCCTGATGGGCATGCTTCATTCAGGGCAATGTAACTGTTCTATAACTCTGCGACAACACTGCAATTTATGACGTGCTAATCACCTGTTTTGTAATATGTTTTTCTTTGTTTGAACATCCCCCATTCAGGCTAGCAGTGAGTCAGAGTCTGGTGTGTTCTCTATGTCATCCTTCTCTGATGATGAGGACATGGGTTGGTCTAACTCCTGGCCCTCAACTGCCTGGCACTGTTTCCTGAAAGGTatggacacacgcacgcacacacacacacacacacacacacacacacacacacacacacacagacacacacatacacagagagaaatGGATAAGCTTTTCCTAGAATTATGACCTTGAGTGTGTTTACCTTTTCCTTGTGGAAAAAGCCTAGCTAACACATTGATAACAAGTGGCTGTGCAGTCTGGATTCAGGACTGTATCAGGCAACATATCACAGATCCTGTGGCATGGAATGGATGAAAGAGAACTTCCTCCATTTGATCAGTAGCAAGATTGAGGCTATGCTTATTGGGACACCCAAGCAGGTCATCAGTGCTGGAAACATCTGCCCTACAATCAATGGCTAGGCTGTCCACTGTCATCTCCAACCTAGGAGTCAAGTTTGATCCTTCTCTGTCCTTCGATGCCCACATAAAACAAGTATGTAAAACATAGTTATTCCATTTGTCCGGGTCATACCATCTCCCAGCCAGATACAGAGAAACTCATCCATGCCTTCATCTTCTCTCTGATCAACTACGGCAATGTGCTGTTTGGGAGCCTCCCAGCTATCACTACAGAGGCTCCAACTAATCCAGAACAGTGCTGCCAGGGTCCTAACCAAGACCAAGAAGTCAGACCACATTACAACGATCCTGGACCAACTCCACTAGCTACCGGTCAATAACAGGATCGATTTCAAAGTCATCATGCTTATATTTAAATCCTTGAATGGATTGAGCCCGACCTACATCAGCGACCTCATCTCAATCAGCGAGCCACTACGCACTCTCCGCTCCAGCCACTCCCTACTGTTTCAAGTCCCCAAGACACGTCTCCGAACTATGGGGGACCGAGCCTTCTGCTCCCTTGCCCCTCGCCTATGGAATGCTCTTCCTGACCATTTGAGAGCCGCTCCATCACTCAGAACTTTTAAAATGGGTCTTATTAAAACCCACTTCTCTAGACACAGTCTTTTTCATTGTCCTAATCCCAAACTAAAATGTATTTAGCAACTAGCCTACTATTGCTATTTTACCTGCCTTGTTTCTAAAtgtatgttgtttttattgtatatCACTTGTTTTTTTCCTCAGTAGAGCTTTGCGATAACTCTGTAATGAAAAgtgttatattaaatatattcttTTTTTAAGCCTGTGTTTACTCCGTTGTATAaatgtacctgtttcctctgtGTGAGTTGCTAACTTAATCCAGAGTGAACATAAATTCATAGGGAAATATCAGCCTCTGGTGTTTAGACAGCAGTATGACAGGCCAATACTGTTTGTACTTCTTTGTAAGTAAGGATGTATCAATAAGAAGCATCAAAAGTCAAGTCTCAAGGCAAGAAGAAaaatctgtctctctatctatctgtctctctctctctctctctctctctctcttactctattTGACTAAATGTTTTGCTGTTATCCTCCTATTCAGGCACCCGGCTGCGGTTCCACAGGGGTTCTAACAAGGAGTGGCAAGAGGCTGAGGACCTGGGAGACTCTGATGACGTGTCAGATGATGATGAGAGAATAATGCCGTCCACCGCCCGAAAGGTAGCAAAATGTTTTACAGCGGGGAAAAAAAAGAAGTCcagctagtccctccctgtttgtttgttttcttccgtttgatgCCTTATGAACATGCCTTGATTGATTTACAGAGCTACGGTTCGGAAGGTCTGAAGCTAGTGGCCCACGAGGAGAACGTGTCATACGGCCAGGCTGTCCTCAAACTCACCTTTGACCCCGGCTCGCCAGAAGATGGACTCTTAACGGCAGAGTGCAGATTTGATCACCCCTTCTTTGTGAAAAACAAAGGTAAAAGAACTAAATGTCTTTGAATTGTTAACAAGATAACTGAATCAGTTAAGGGAACATGGCGAACTGGAACTGCATGCAAATGATAAATGCAGGCGCTATTAATCTGAAGTCCGGAAGTTCTAGCTATCATCAGATTGATTAAGCAAATGTTCAGCTCTTGATGTTCCATGGAAGCGGATAGGCctattggtaggataatctttgAGACTTTATGGGCGATAGGGCCTTATAGTACAGGCCAGATTTACATCTTGGACAGGTTCACATATTTtttgtgtatttaaaaaaaaaaattacaactcCATGTCTCTTCCTGTCCCAGGCTGGTCCTCGTTCTATCCCAGCCTGACGGTGGTGCAGCACGGTATCCCCTGCTATGAGATGCAGGTGGGGGACCTATGTCTTCCTCCAGGTCACAGAGACTCCATAAACTGTGACGACTCTGTTGTCTTCGACACCTTCAGGAGGTACAGAATAATGCCAATGTTAAACAAAAATGTCTGCACACTGGTATATGCTCCCGAGGGCTTAGTTTATTCAGACAATATCAATGCCTCAGTATGACACAGTAGATACGATTTTGGTGAAATGATATAAATTGTAttaatctcccctctctctttatatctctctccAGTTATGACTTCACCCCTCTGGACTCTTCAGCTGTGTATGTGCTGAGCAGCATGGCCAGGCAGCGTAGGACCTCCCAGTCCAGCAGTGGCGCTGTCTCCCCTGACCCAGAGAAACTCTCCAGTTCCTCCCACCCCTCCTCCACCAGCAAATCAAACAGGAGCAATACCTCAGGGACGGCCCCTGGCGGGGCCACGCCCACCAAATGCAAGCGGCCAATGAACGCCTTCATGCTCTTCGCTAAGAAGTACAGGTTGGAGTACACACAGATGTACCCTGGGAAGGATAACAGGTGGGTAGGCAgaccaaacgtgtgtgtgtgcatgcgtgtaaaATGTAATTTTCTGGGGGGGATGGTCAGTAGTACATCCATCCTGTTCTGACAAATTGTTTACAAAATGAAAGGATCTCTATGTTAGGAACGTCTCTGAGTAGACTAttgctttagaccagagccacAGGTAGGATTACAGTAGCAGAGAAAAGAGTGTTGTCTCTCACAGTAATTAATAAAGTTCCACACACATGAGTGACTGAATGAATTACGGTATAAATTATAGTATGTCCTTGTGTCCCTATATAGAGCCATCAGTGTGATCCTGGGTGATAAGTGGAAGAAGATGAAGAACGAGGAGAGGAGGATGTACACCATAGAGGCCAAGGCTCTGGCTGACGAGCAGAAGAGACTCAACCCTGACTGCTGGAAACGCAAGAGAACCAACTCAGTAAGTTCATCACACTGACCACGTTTGCATGCAGACCAATTTTCCCTTATTATTCTGGATACTCAAGTATTCAGTTTTCGAGTTGACACACAAACATCATATCCCATTTACAATAACCCGAAAAGCTTTTATCCTGGCTGTAAGAAAGCCGGATAAGATGCCTGGGATATGCTGATCTTAGACTGGATACTGTGGCATGTAAACATCTTATCCCATTTACTGTGTTTTTTTGCGGTCTGTGTAGGCTCATTTTCGCATATCATGGATGTTGTGTGATGATGTTTTTATcagattgtcaaacaaatcacttcaaaaagtaggctaccttcGCAGTATGATACACCATAATTCCATAATAATACGTTTTGCTGATACTCCGTACTGGCCCGTAAAGCCTACTGGCTACTTTCACCCCTAATTTAGACAactttctgcttataatttctgacatttggtaggccatattataatttccgacatttggtagACCATTTGTTTGTCAACTACAGTAtagttagatacatgcagcttctcttttGTCATAACTTGTTACCCAAaaagactaaataaagtagtgctcaccagaataatgtcttaCATTGATAAAATGAATGTGTTAGTAACCTAATTAATACTGGTAAAGTTGTCTGTTtcgtttagggaccggggagaaaacgCAAAAACGCAAAAACTCCTAAACAGTGGAATGATTGGTCCTGTGCAAAATGTACAAATgccatcagtttgaccggttttaaggaaatgaaaagctgTGAAAACGATGAAACCTTTCTGATAAGGCTTCAGTTCGTTTTGGGAACATATTTTATGTTGTTGAAGTACTGTCTGCTTGCATAACAGTGTCAAAGATAACATTACACGCACATTCACATTTTCtgagatgctgaaagaaagaaatcatatttctccgcTCCTCAagacaaaattaacatttgttgtatcattttactgcaagaaatgcataaTTCTGTAGGAGTTACGAGCTACTATCCGGAATACTGTGCGCATGTAAACGTGGTCACTTATCATAAAGAACTCAGTAAGGTGTAATAGGCATGACACTGATCTGCTCTTATTTCGAAGGCCCAATTTCTGTCCTGGACATAAGGTCCTGAGCGAGATTCAAACCCTCTGGTTTAAACCAACACGGTAAGGACTGATCATAAAGTTCCAACTGAAGTCATCCAGGTATATATTTTACCAAATCCAGGGCTTA
This region includes:
- the LOC115152417 gene encoding HMG box-containing protein 1-like isoform X1, whose amino-acid sequence is MNARELLDGDSGCLQTCQLTWCNMLWEVNKTEQVEENKMDANRMEDSFDLLKCNEALSSSPGCPPTPMEYDDLPELQEVEENQSSPVLFHVGTGVSHQECIAGYPHTNWLTELANIATSPQSPLLQEPPPIKRSSPMHIFATSRSLHSYARPPLASSAPSPSRGHLRERSRRVRASSESESGVFSMSSFSDDEDMGWSNSWPSTAWHCFLKGTRLRFHRGSNKEWQEAEDLGDSDDVSDDDERIMPSTARKSYGSEGLKLVAHEENVSYGQAVLKLTFDPGSPEDGLLTAECRFDHPFFVKNKGWSSFYPSLTVVQHGIPCYEMQVGDLCLPPGHRDSINCDDSVVFDTFRSYDFTPLDSSAVYVLSSMARQRRTSQSSSGAVSPDPEKLSSSSHPSSTSKSNRSNTSGTAPGGATPTKCKRPMNAFMLFAKKYRLEYTQMYPGKDNRAISVILGDKWKKMKNEERRMYTIEAKALADEQKRLNPDCWKRKRTNSGSQHQ
- the LOC115152417 gene encoding HMG box-containing protein 1-like isoform X2 — encoded protein: MLWEVNKTEQVEENKMDANRMEDSFDLLKCNEALSSSPGCPPTPMEYDDLPELQEVEENQSSPVLFHVGTGVSHQECIAGYPHTNWLTELANIATSPQSPLLQEPPPIKRSSPMHIFATSRSLHSYARPPLASSAPSPSRGHLRERSRRVRASSESESGVFSMSSFSDDEDMGWSNSWPSTAWHCFLKGTRLRFHRGSNKEWQEAEDLGDSDDVSDDDERIMPSTARKSYGSEGLKLVAHEENVSYGQAVLKLTFDPGSPEDGLLTAECRFDHPFFVKNKGWSSFYPSLTVVQHGIPCYEMQVGDLCLPPGHRDSINCDDSVVFDTFRSYDFTPLDSSAVYVLSSMARQRRTSQSSSGAVSPDPEKLSSSSHPSSTSKSNRSNTSGTAPGGATPTKCKRPMNAFMLFAKKYRLEYTQMYPGKDNRAISVILGDKWKKMKNEERRMYTIEAKALADEQKRLNPDCWKRKRTNSAQFLSWT